In a single window of the Streptomyces sp. NBC_00094 genome:
- a CDS encoding alpha/beta-hydrolase family protein, whose protein sequence is MTSTDRNTSPDRSAGPASGPGPDTETVTAASSVTAASSVTTESPATTESPATTESPATTASPVTVTSATARAADRLLAFARRPYWDRPDPAYRIRRWPDLTALCLATAFFWSSLTPSLVPRPWYLQGIVGGITAVIGYALGSTLAWLFRALVRRLPGERVRTRCWQAYWLLSPVLAVWLISESARMQRQLRVLQGLPPTLTWHTPMIALIALGLLLAALLVARSVRLGAATLIRLLGRLLPRPVAFAAGAALSALVVLVGVRDVVFDRGVVDIADRIAEATNGGTKDGIRRPASRRVSGGPGSLIPWQDLGYQGRNFTGSTPTRAALTVWTGRPAREPVRVYIPSALPAAFTDDRPFAAQARLAVRELDRTGAFDRAVLAVAGTTGTGWVDPNVAEALEYMYGGDTAIVAVQYSYLPSWVSFLVDKEKAGQATRALLDAVRARLDTLPADRRPKLVVTGESLGAYAVEASFGTADALLAGTDGALLMGAPHFSPISQEIRRDRDPGSPVWRPQYRDGAHVRFAQFPRVDLVRPTAVWERPRAVYLQNASDPVVWWSPDLLLDRPDWLDEPLGPDITPEISWFPFVAFWQTSVDMAVSYGVDAPHGHRYGAGAADGWAAVLPPPDWTPADTTRLRAFLHHRKAAY, encoded by the coding sequence ATGACCTCGACCGACCGGAACACCAGCCCCGATCGGTCCGCCGGACCCGCGTCCGGCCCGGGACCCGACACCGAGACGGTCACGGCCGCGAGCTCGGTCACGGCCGCGAGCTCGGTCACGACCGAGAGTCCGGCCACGACCGAGAGTCCGGCCACGACCGAGAGTCCGGCCACGACCGCGAGTCCGGTCACGGTCACCAGCGCCACCGCCCGCGCCGCCGACCGGTTACTCGCCTTCGCGCGACGCCCCTACTGGGACCGCCCCGACCCCGCGTACCGCATCCGGCGCTGGCCCGACCTCACCGCGCTCTGCCTGGCCACGGCGTTCTTCTGGTCGAGTCTCACCCCCTCCCTCGTGCCCCGGCCCTGGTACCTCCAGGGGATCGTCGGCGGCATCACCGCCGTCATCGGCTACGCCCTCGGCTCCACTCTCGCCTGGCTCTTCCGCGCCCTCGTCCGCCGGCTGCCGGGCGAGCGCGTCCGCACCCGCTGCTGGCAGGCGTACTGGCTGCTCAGCCCGGTCCTCGCCGTCTGGCTCATCTCCGAGAGCGCCCGGATGCAGCGTCAGCTCCGGGTCCTCCAGGGGCTCCCGCCGACCCTCACCTGGCACACGCCGATGATCGCGCTGATCGCCCTCGGCCTCCTCCTCGCCGCGCTCCTCGTCGCCCGCTCCGTACGGCTCGGGGCAGCCACCCTGATCCGGCTCCTCGGCAGGCTCCTGCCGCGCCCCGTCGCCTTCGCCGCCGGCGCGGCCCTCTCCGCCCTCGTCGTCCTCGTCGGCGTCCGCGACGTCGTCTTCGACCGAGGGGTCGTCGACATCGCCGACCGCATCGCCGAAGCCACCAACGGCGGCACCAAGGACGGCATCCGGCGTCCCGCCTCCCGTCGTGTCTCCGGCGGGCCGGGCTCCCTCATCCCCTGGCAGGACCTCGGCTACCAGGGCCGTAACTTCACCGGCTCCACACCGACCCGCGCCGCCCTCACCGTCTGGACCGGCCGGCCCGCCCGCGAGCCGGTCCGCGTCTACATACCCTCCGCGCTGCCCGCCGCCTTCACGGACGACCGGCCCTTCGCCGCCCAGGCCCGGCTCGCCGTCCGCGAGCTCGACCGCACCGGCGCCTTCGACCGCGCCGTCCTCGCCGTCGCCGGCACCACCGGCACCGGCTGGGTCGACCCGAACGTCGCGGAGGCCCTGGAGTACATGTACGGGGGCGACACCGCGATCGTCGCCGTCCAGTACTCGTACCTCCCGAGCTGGGTCTCCTTCCTCGTCGACAAGGAGAAGGCCGGGCAGGCCACCCGGGCCCTCCTCGACGCCGTCCGCGCCCGGCTCGACACCCTCCCCGCCGACCGGCGGCCGAAGCTGGTCGTCACCGGCGAGAGCCTCGGCGCCTACGCCGTCGAGGCCTCCTTCGGCACCGCCGACGCGCTCCTCGCCGGCACCGACGGCGCCCTCCTGATGGGCGCGCCCCACTTCTCCCCGATCTCCCAGGAGATCCGCCGCGACCGCGACCCCGGCAGCCCCGTCTGGCGCCCGCAGTACCGCGACGGCGCCCACGTCCGCTTCGCCCAGTTCCCCCGTGTCGACCTCGTCCGCCCGACCGCCGTCTGGGAACGGCCGCGCGCGGTCTACCTGCAGAACGCCTCCGACCCCGTCGTCTGGTGGTCGCCCGACCTGCTGCTCGACCGCCCCGACTGGCTGGACGAACCGCTCGGCCCCGACATCACGCCCGAGATCAGCTGGTTCCCGTTCGTCGCCTTCTGGCAGACCTCGGTGGACATGGCCGTCTCGTACGGCGTCGACGCCCCGCACGGCCACCGGTACGGGGCCGGTGCCGCCGACGGCTGGGCCGCCGTCCTCCCGCCGCCCGACTGGACCCCCGCCGACACGACCCGGCTCCGGGCCTTCCTCCACCACCGCAAGGCCGCGTACTGA
- a CDS encoding low temperature requirement protein A — protein sequence MAWNRERAHLVATGDDHKVTPAELFFDLVFVYAITQVTALMAAQPTPVRMVGGMVVLALLWWCWCCFAWLGNVVRADSGGVFAVLVTVMAVVLIVSLAVPEVFVDAPGGLPAPLVFVLCYGAVRVLHLASYWVSSPGDTALRATLRRTALVSVLPPLVLLLIGSAYSGRVQLLLWIGAVAVDYGGIYLTGSSGWRVNSPGHFAERHGLIVIIALGESIVAMGVGVSGFPLTFAVLGASAAGLLLAAGLWRLYFRELGEAAEHRLAGLDGDDRTRFARDVYTFLHLPLVAGVVLCALGMKKVLQQVADTGHYGLAEPLHGVVAWSLTGGVGVYLLGAAAIVLRTTGRRPTALAVGGVCCLAAGPLVGLVPALPALVVLATTTAVLVTLHGRRSPEVLTPAEA from the coding sequence ATGGCATGGAACAGGGAACGGGCCCACTTGGTGGCCACCGGGGACGATCACAAGGTGACGCCCGCGGAGCTCTTCTTCGACCTGGTGTTCGTGTACGCGATCACGCAGGTCACCGCCCTGATGGCGGCGCAGCCCACACCGGTGCGGATGGTCGGCGGCATGGTCGTGCTCGCGCTGCTCTGGTGGTGCTGGTGCTGCTTCGCATGGCTGGGAAACGTCGTACGGGCCGACTCCGGTGGCGTGTTCGCGGTCCTCGTCACCGTCATGGCCGTCGTCCTGATCGTGTCGCTCGCCGTACCCGAGGTCTTCGTGGACGCGCCCGGCGGGCTTCCGGCCCCGCTGGTGTTCGTCCTCTGCTACGGCGCGGTGCGCGTTCTGCACCTGGCCTCGTACTGGGTCTCCAGCCCCGGGGACACGGCGCTGCGCGCCACCCTGCGCCGTACCGCGCTGGTGTCCGTGCTGCCGCCCCTCGTCCTGCTCCTGATCGGCAGCGCGTACAGCGGCCGGGTCCAACTCCTGCTGTGGATCGGCGCGGTGGCCGTCGACTACGGCGGCATCTACCTCACCGGGTCCTCCGGCTGGCGGGTCAACTCCCCCGGGCACTTCGCCGAGCGTCACGGCCTGATCGTGATCATCGCGCTCGGCGAGTCGATCGTGGCCATGGGCGTCGGGGTCTCCGGATTCCCGCTCACCTTCGCCGTCCTCGGCGCCTCGGCCGCCGGGCTGCTGCTGGCGGCCGGGCTGTGGCGGCTGTACTTCCGTGAGCTGGGCGAGGCAGCCGAGCACCGGCTCGCCGGGCTCGACGGCGACGACCGCACCCGGTTCGCCCGGGACGTGTACACCTTCCTGCACCTGCCGCTGGTCGCGGGCGTCGTGCTCTGCGCGCTCGGTATGAAGAAGGTCCTCCAGCAGGTCGCCGACACCGGCCACTACGGCCTCGCCGAGCCGCTGCACGGGGTCGTCGCCTGGTCCCTGACCGGCGGCGTCGGCGTCTACCTGCTCGGCGCCGCCGCGATCGTGCTGCGCACCACGGGCCGTCGGCCGACCGCCCTGGCCGTCGGCGGGGTGTGCTGTCTGGCGGCGGGGCCGCTCGTCGGGCTCGTCCCGGCCCTGCCGGCGCTCGTGGTGCTCGCCACCACGACGGCGGTGCTCGTCACGCTGCACGGACGGCGGTCCCCGGAGGTGCTCACGCCGGCGGAGGCGTAG
- a CDS encoding tyrosine recombinase XerC has protein sequence MTNSEPTPRKKAANGEDSIYWDKSKNRYIGAISLGYEPNGTRRRTKVSGKTKTEVRSKLRKLRNELEKGVKSSSKNTVETIVNTWLDRGLRGRDEGSIKTYRSLAKNHVIPDLGKAKVHELSSDEVDEWLTAKSEEVSHETLKRIRSVLRRSIALAQRDGKVARNVVEFVELSQGKEGRPSKSLSLEEAHAVLHTRQGSWIHAYVVLALLVGVRTEEERPLTWSHVHIDTDGDDRPYVDVWRSVRKKGETKTRKSKRSLTMPHHAAVVLTRHRQTQQEECAAGGIEWSEERLVFGHPDDTQRSSTNVLRELRSLLKSAGLSAPKAWTTRELRTSFVSLLSDHGTPIEVIARLVGHSGTSTTETVYRKQIRPVITEGAEAMDEIFRPNEA, from the coding sequence TTGACCAACAGCGAACCCACGCCGCGCAAGAAGGCGGCGAACGGTGAGGACTCGATCTACTGGGACAAGTCCAAGAACCGATACATCGGAGCCATCTCGCTCGGATACGAACCGAACGGGACTCGACGGCGTACGAAGGTTTCGGGGAAGACGAAGACGGAAGTTCGCAGCAAGCTTCGCAAGCTCAGGAACGAGCTGGAGAAGGGCGTCAAATCGTCTTCGAAGAACACTGTCGAGACCATCGTGAACACCTGGCTCGACCGTGGGTTGCGCGGCCGGGACGAAGGCAGCATCAAGACGTACCGAAGCTTGGCCAAGAACCACGTCATCCCTGACCTGGGGAAAGCCAAGGTTCACGAGCTCTCCTCCGACGAGGTCGACGAGTGGCTGACGGCGAAGTCCGAGGAGGTCTCCCACGAGACCCTGAAAAGGATCCGTTCTGTCCTCCGCCGGTCGATCGCTCTGGCTCAACGCGACGGGAAAGTGGCGCGGAACGTAGTCGAGTTCGTCGAACTGTCGCAGGGGAAGGAGGGTCGACCCAGTAAGTCCCTTTCCTTGGAAGAGGCACACGCCGTCCTTCACACCAGGCAGGGAAGCTGGATTCACGCCTATGTAGTGCTGGCGTTGCTCGTGGGTGTCCGCACCGAGGAGGAACGGCCCCTCACCTGGTCGCATGTCCACATCGACACCGATGGCGATGACCGCCCTTACGTCGACGTCTGGCGGTCGGTCAGGAAGAAGGGCGAGACGAAGACACGCAAGAGCAAGCGGTCGCTGACCATGCCGCACCATGCGGCTGTCGTCCTGACGCGGCATCGCCAGACCCAGCAGGAAGAGTGCGCCGCCGGCGGGATCGAGTGGTCCGAGGAGCGGCTTGTCTTTGGCCACCCCGACGACACGCAGCGGAGTTCGACAAACGTCCTGCGCGAGCTGCGGTCCTTGCTCAAGAGCGCCGGCCTCTCGGCACCGAAGGCCTGGACGACCCGAGAGCTCCGAACGAGTTTCGTCTCCCTCCTCTCGGATCACGGGACGCCGATCGAAGTCATCGCCAGGCTGGTCGGTCACAGCGGAACCTCGACGACGGAGACGGTCTACCGCAAGCAGATCCGCCCCGTGATCACGGAAGGGGCGGAAGCCATGGACGAGATCTTCCGCCCCAACGAGGCGTAA
- a CDS encoding helix-turn-helix domain-containing protein: MATVTTPEPVTSMPLQRRLHPVPDAAYVLGFERTTAWEEIRLGRLRTVRVGRRRLVPTEYIEEYIELLKREADAA, translated from the coding sequence ATGGCAACCGTCACGACGCCCGAGCCCGTCACCTCCATGCCGCTCCAACGGCGGCTGCACCCCGTTCCCGACGCCGCCTACGTGCTCGGCTTCGAGCGAACCACCGCGTGGGAGGAGATCCGCCTCGGCCGCCTCCGGACCGTTCGCGTCGGCCGGCGCCGACTCGTACCCACGGAGTACATCGAGGAGTACATCGAGTTGCTCAAGCGCGAAGCCGACGCCGCCTGA
- a CDS encoding YfjI family protein: protein MSAHEPDLWAGFDEMTAEDVAGPVWDEPVPLNPRGQLPVFPVDALPDWLGTMAAEVAEETQTPVDLAGCLALAMLGTAAGGRVIVHVRGQWREPVNLYTAVALPPGNRKSAVFSLMTQPLLAAEKALVELTAPQRAEAAASARMSKAAAEKAAVKAANAESDKRAELTAEAVSLSQAAEQATIPAEPQLVADDITAESLTTTLAQQDGRIGILSPEGEIFEIIAGRYSGAPNMGIFLKGHAGDMVRVNRMGRDAQHIERPAITMGLAVQPEVLDSIGQIKGADGRGLLARFLYSKPESLVGRRNLTPALLSADTAAAYAQKLGHLALTLAAWTEPAELALTAEANAVLLAYQRVTESRQDKGGSLRPIIKWSSKRDGAVARIAGLLHLATHPADAWTRPIAAETMAAATRLGDYFTAHALDVFDAMGADPAQETAHTLLTHLSENRTTTFTKRELFRGLARGDFPAMSDLDPALALLEEHGWVRQQPPPPRTGRGGRPPSPRYETHPRTTPGA from the coding sequence ATGAGCGCGCACGAGCCGGACCTGTGGGCCGGGTTCGACGAGATGACTGCCGAGGATGTCGCTGGGCCCGTATGGGACGAGCCGGTCCCGCTCAACCCGCGCGGCCAGCTCCCCGTCTTCCCCGTCGACGCGCTGCCCGACTGGCTGGGCACGATGGCAGCCGAGGTCGCCGAGGAGACTCAGACCCCCGTCGACCTCGCCGGGTGCCTCGCGCTCGCGATGCTCGGCACGGCGGCCGGCGGGCGCGTGATCGTCCACGTACGCGGGCAGTGGCGCGAGCCGGTCAACCTCTACACCGCCGTCGCCCTGCCGCCCGGCAACCGCAAGAGCGCCGTGTTCTCGCTCATGACCCAGCCGCTCCTCGCCGCCGAGAAGGCCCTCGTCGAGCTGACCGCCCCACAACGGGCCGAGGCCGCCGCATCCGCACGGATGTCGAAGGCCGCCGCCGAGAAAGCCGCGGTGAAGGCCGCGAACGCCGAGTCGGACAAGCGGGCCGAGCTGACCGCCGAGGCCGTCTCGCTCTCGCAGGCGGCCGAGCAGGCCACGATCCCCGCCGAGCCGCAGCTCGTCGCCGACGACATCACCGCCGAGAGCCTGACCACGACCCTCGCCCAGCAGGACGGCCGCATCGGCATCCTGTCCCCCGAGGGCGAGATCTTCGAGATCATCGCCGGACGCTACTCCGGCGCCCCGAACATGGGGATCTTCCTCAAAGGCCACGCCGGCGACATGGTCCGGGTCAACCGCATGGGCCGCGACGCCCAGCACATCGAGCGACCCGCCATCACCATGGGCCTGGCCGTGCAGCCCGAAGTCCTCGACTCCATCGGGCAGATCAAGGGCGCCGACGGCCGGGGACTGCTCGCCCGGTTCCTCTACTCCAAGCCCGAGTCCCTCGTCGGCCGCCGCAACCTCACCCCCGCCCTCCTGTCCGCCGACACGGCCGCCGCCTACGCGCAGAAGCTCGGACACCTCGCCCTGACCCTCGCGGCCTGGACCGAACCCGCCGAGCTCGCCCTCACCGCCGAGGCCAACGCGGTCCTCCTCGCCTACCAGCGCGTCACCGAGTCCCGCCAGGACAAGGGCGGATCGCTGCGCCCCATCATCAAGTGGTCCAGCAAGCGCGACGGAGCCGTCGCCCGCATCGCCGGGCTCCTCCACCTCGCCACCCACCCCGCCGACGCGTGGACGCGGCCGATCGCCGCCGAGACGATGGCCGCCGCAACCCGTCTCGGGGACTACTTCACCGCTCACGCCCTCGACGTGTTCGACGCCATGGGCGCCGACCCGGCCCAGGAGACCGCCCACACGCTCCTGACCCACCTGAGCGAGAACCGCACCACCACTTTCACCAAGCGCGAGCTGTTCCGGGGCCTCGCTCGCGGCGACTTCCCCGCCATGAGCGACCTCGACCCCGCGCTCGCCCTCCTGGAGGAACACGGCTGGGTCCGCCAGCAGCCCCCGCCGCCCCGCACCGGACGCGGTGGTCGGCCGCCCTCCCCCCGCTACGAGACCCACCCCCGCACCACCCCCGGCGCCTGA
- a CDS encoding bifunctional DNA primase/polymerase yields MNGPLEAALDAAARGWPVFPLRPGDKRPAGHAEEHCPGTGRCAAVHRTPEERATTDRTQIMAAWTHKPYNIGLATGPAGLVVVDLDLPKPTDKPAPQEWAEFRDGIEVFGAVCERAGHPVPADTYTVRTGRGGLHLYFTAPEGKRLRGSAGRVGWKVDTRAWGGYVVAPGSVVHRRPYEVLNAVDPTPLPTWLSDLLTPPPAPTPMSASTVRARIGRADRYTAAAVNGELAKLSAAPDGEHNLTLYRAAYALGRLIAAGSLSEQEVTDRLTEAALAKGLAPSRTASSIRDGIRRSTRNALAGAQ; encoded by the coding sequence ATGAACGGCCCCCTGGAAGCCGCTCTGGACGCGGCAGCGCGCGGCTGGCCCGTCTTCCCGCTCCGCCCCGGCGACAAGCGGCCCGCCGGGCACGCCGAGGAGCACTGCCCCGGCACCGGCCGATGCGCGGCAGTGCACCGGACGCCGGAGGAGCGGGCCACGACCGACCGAACCCAGATCATGGCCGCCTGGACCCACAAGCCGTACAACATCGGCCTCGCCACCGGCCCCGCTGGGCTGGTCGTGGTCGACCTGGACCTCCCGAAGCCCACCGACAAGCCGGCGCCCCAGGAGTGGGCGGAATTCCGGGACGGGATCGAGGTGTTCGGGGCCGTCTGCGAGCGCGCAGGGCACCCCGTACCGGCCGACACGTACACGGTGCGCACCGGGCGCGGCGGGCTGCACCTGTACTTCACCGCGCCTGAGGGAAAGCGGCTACGTGGGAGCGCAGGCCGTGTGGGGTGGAAGGTCGACACGCGAGCCTGGGGCGGGTACGTGGTGGCCCCCGGCAGCGTGGTCCACCGCCGGCCGTATGAGGTCCTCAACGCGGTGGACCCGACCCCCCTCCCCACGTGGCTCTCTGACCTCCTAACCCCGCCGCCCGCACCCACCCCCATGTCCGCATCCACGGTGCGGGCCCGGATCGGGCGCGCGGACCGGTACACCGCCGCTGCCGTGAACGGAGAGCTGGCCAAGCTATCCGCCGCGCCGGACGGCGAGCACAACCTCACCCTCTACCGGGCCGCGTACGCGCTCGGACGCCTCATCGCCGCCGGAAGCCTCTCGGAGCAGGAAGTCACCGACCGGCTCACCGAAGCCGCGCTCGCCAAGGGCCTCGCCCCGTCCCGGACGGCATCCAGCATCCGCGACGGCATCCGCCGAAGCACCCGCAACGCCCTGGCCGGTGCCCAGTGA
- a CDS encoding DUF3307 domain-containing protein — MFATVFVLLYLGHLLADYPFQTDHQAAHKADPGAKGWRANLDHAGTHVATCALALLMGMVVLDLSIGTWSAYLALAWIGGTHAFIDRRWPVRWWMNRFGQTEWARNGGAAHVDQTAHVVALVVAALALAA; from the coding sequence GTGTTCGCGACCGTGTTCGTTCTGCTCTACCTCGGTCACCTGCTGGCCGACTACCCGTTCCAGACCGACCATCAGGCCGCCCACAAGGCCGACCCGGGCGCCAAGGGCTGGCGGGCGAACCTCGACCACGCCGGCACCCACGTCGCCACCTGCGCCCTTGCCCTCCTGATGGGCATGGTCGTGCTGGACCTGTCCATCGGCACCTGGTCCGCGTACCTGGCGCTGGCGTGGATCGGCGGGACACACGCGTTCATCGACCGCCGCTGGCCGGTCCGTTGGTGGATGAACCGCTTCGGTCAGACCGAATGGGCCCGCAACGGCGGTGCCGCGCACGTCGACCAGACCGCCCACGTCGTCGCCCTCGTGGTCGCGGCGCTCGCTCTTGCTGCCTGA
- a CDS encoding RRQRL motif-containing zinc-binding protein yields the protein MIPVYRWRLAPEGLATFRQLRARGLRPGGQPVVAQLERPRRRRGPLVAFLYRIDLARPVRPMTEARWAALAKANAARQVCPECGRDAGYRIPTSLGMCTSCAYPDSTAA from the coding sequence GTGATCCCCGTCTACCGCTGGCGCCTGGCCCCCGAGGGGCTGGCGACGTTCCGCCAGCTCCGTGCGAGGGGGCTGCGGCCCGGTGGTCAGCCGGTCGTGGCCCAGCTCGAACGCCCTCGCCGCCGGCGCGGGCCGCTGGTCGCGTTCCTCTACCGGATCGACCTGGCCCGCCCGGTCCGCCCGATGACCGAGGCCCGGTGGGCCGCTCTCGCGAAGGCGAACGCGGCCCGACAGGTCTGCCCCGAGTGCGGGCGGGACGCCGGGTACCGGATCCCGACCTCGCTCGGCATGTGCACCTCTTGCGCCTACCCCGACTCGACGGCCGCGTGA
- a CDS encoding DUF2637 domain-containing protein, translating into MNGVQIRSAERALSVGTWLIVSGAMLYSVLTVTPLMRAHTADEWDWTAPILPLVVDAAVVIVVRLDSVLARLGGHGGRWPVVLRWMTGGMTLALNVADSALRKDLVGVAVHAVAPLLLIVTAETGLAYRMAITNALTVIQERERTERAEREKAAVERADAAEKRVREAREFEARMAREQREHEASLVREQSDREERARREERERVEAAERAERAELERAEREREQQQTEREHREREATARMEKERREREERARREQREQAERAERERAELLAAGPAQKKQGEEQARKTVAAAYAAGAPVRQAAELCGWSIGWVSTRYQELRDHAPARSLEGAAQ; encoded by the coding sequence GTGAACGGTGTTCAGATCCGTTCAGCGGAGCGGGCCCTGTCGGTGGGCACGTGGCTGATCGTGTCCGGCGCGATGCTGTACTCGGTCCTCACGGTCACGCCGCTCATGCGGGCCCACACCGCTGACGAGTGGGACTGGACGGCGCCGATTCTGCCGCTCGTGGTGGACGCGGCAGTCGTCATCGTCGTCCGCCTCGACTCCGTCCTCGCCCGTCTCGGCGGGCACGGCGGCAGGTGGCCGGTCGTACTGCGGTGGATGACCGGCGGCATGACCCTGGCGCTGAACGTCGCAGACTCCGCCCTGAGGAAAGACCTGGTCGGCGTGGCGGTCCACGCGGTGGCGCCGCTGCTGCTGATCGTCACAGCCGAGACCGGTCTCGCCTACCGCATGGCGATCACGAACGCGCTCACGGTCATCCAGGAGCGTGAACGCACCGAGCGGGCCGAGCGCGAGAAGGCCGCTGTCGAGCGTGCCGACGCTGCTGAGAAGCGGGTCCGTGAGGCGCGGGAGTTCGAGGCCCGGATGGCTCGTGAACAGCGTGAGCACGAAGCCTCCCTCGTCCGTGAACAGTCCGATCGGGAAGAGCGCGCACGGCGTGAGGAGCGTGAGCGGGTCGAGGCCGCCGAGAGGGCGGAGCGGGCCGAGCTTGAACGCGCTGAGCGTGAGCGTGAACAGCAGCAGACCGAGCGTGAACACCGTGAACGCGAGGCCACCGCGCGCATGGAGAAGGAGCGTCGGGAGCGCGAGGAGCGGGCCCGGCGTGAACAGCGCGAGCAGGCCGAGCGCGCCGAGCGTGAACGAGCTGAACTCCTCGCCGCCGGTCCGGCGCAGAAGAAGCAGGGCGAGGAGCAGGCCCGTAAGACCGTGGCCGCCGCCTACGCGGCGGGTGCGCCGGTACGGCAGGCCGCCGAGCTGTGCGGCTGGTCGATCGGCTGGGTCTCCACCCGCTACCAGGAACTCCGCGACCACGCCCCCGCCCGGTCCCTTGAAGGGGCCGCGCAGTGA
- a CDS encoding DUF6284 family protein — MLSIAALQAVVTANPFDGEPSDAELDAIETEMPLILADVELLDAVIKTLDRPVTKLDERRIRRARNRVVAARRDLTNRAGLTLTDGAA; from the coding sequence ATGTTGTCCATCGCTGCACTTCAGGCCGTTGTTACGGCCAACCCGTTCGATGGTGAGCCGTCGGACGCGGAGCTGGACGCGATCGAGACCGAGATGCCGCTGATCCTGGCAGATGTCGAGCTGCTCGACGCGGTGATCAAGACGCTGGACCGTCCGGTCACGAAGCTGGACGAGCGGCGGATCCGCCGGGCCCGCAACCGGGTCGTGGCGGCCCGCCGGGACCTCACTAACCGCGCTGGCCTGACGCTGACGGATGGTGCCGCGTGA
- a CDS encoding XRE family transcriptional regulator: MATGLKEVRTTRGWSQDRLVHEMQRFAEQRLLDIASPASLKTYISEWENGRRTITDRYAAILRPLLGATDAELRGRTEAPEPQADGYADLLSRIDAAGSLSESMVPSFLAQTELLRTMDRQMGATGLVDQMNGHLAAMEEALTFAVLPGARRPIATALAGASTLAAWQALDAGAVDRAWRRYELAKKAAQDAESPLYLAHAMGEQAYVLADAGRPQLAIELVRDAQRTHPERHSPRLRAWLAAAEAELCAAAGLEMESAARSALERATALLPDDGEVRDADMLSIFLNTGHLARWRGNVLAKLGDASAMEELYASLDSADESFVRANSGLHCDLTQAHLARGELEDARSHLQKARLLANRTGSVRYRRRVELLTGRL; the protein is encoded by the coding sequence GTGGCAACCGGGTTAAAGGAAGTCAGGACCACGCGAGGGTGGTCGCAGGACCGATTGGTCCACGAGATGCAGAGGTTCGCGGAGCAACGACTGCTCGACATTGCCTCGCCGGCGAGCCTCAAGACCTACATCTCGGAGTGGGAGAACGGTCGACGCACCATCACGGACCGGTATGCCGCGATCCTCCGGCCGCTCCTCGGCGCCACGGACGCCGAACTGCGGGGCCGGACCGAGGCGCCCGAGCCACAGGCGGATGGCTACGCGGACCTGCTGAGCCGGATCGATGCGGCGGGCAGCCTGAGTGAGTCCATGGTCCCGTCGTTCCTGGCCCAGACCGAGCTACTCCGGACCATGGACCGGCAGATGGGCGCGACCGGCCTGGTGGACCAGATGAACGGGCATCTGGCGGCGATGGAGGAAGCGCTGACGTTTGCCGTGCTGCCGGGAGCGCGGCGGCCTATCGCGACGGCCCTCGCCGGAGCGTCCACCCTTGCCGCATGGCAGGCGCTGGACGCCGGCGCCGTGGACAGGGCATGGCGGAGGTACGAGCTCGCCAAGAAGGCTGCCCAGGACGCCGAGTCTCCGCTCTACCTGGCGCACGCCATGGGCGAGCAGGCATACGTCCTCGCGGACGCCGGCCGCCCCCAGCTCGCCATCGAACTGGTGCGGGACGCGCAGCGCACCCACCCCGAGCGCCACTCGCCGCGGCTGCGGGCGTGGCTTGCGGCTGCCGAAGCTGAGTTGTGCGCTGCTGCTGGGCTCGAGATGGAGTCGGCGGCACGGTCGGCGCTTGAGCGAGCGACCGCGCTTCTCCCCGATGACGGCGAGGTGCGCGATGCCGACATGCTGAGCATCTTCCTCAACACAGGCCACCTCGCGAGGTGGCGCGGGAACGTCCTCGCCAAGCTCGGCGACGCCTCAGCGATGGAGGAGCTGTATGCCTCGCTCGACAGCGCTGACGAGTCCTTCGTACGCGCGAACTCCGGTCTGCACTGCGATCTAACTCAGGCGCACCTGGCCCGGGGAGAGCTGGAAGACGCGCGGTCCCATCTTCAGAAGGCCAGGCTGCTGGCGAACCGCACGGGGTCCGTGCGGTATCGCCGCCGAGTGGAGCTGCTTACCGGTCGCCTCTAG